The following proteins are encoded in a genomic region of Desulfosporosinus youngiae DSM 17734:
- a CDS encoding ATP-binding protein yields the protein MRIERIRINNLWGLGDVDWIFPSGPVLLLFQNKSDQRLFGDVLLTLFYDQELPLPKEQIPKAAAEVWLTCRGDGPFDTGYHIRHEIRKRNHELEQFTTLIDETGQIVGLPERMKIGDYLYKAQLQAFQQGGLVEWPEIDHYDSLVRRIHNLSQGGDEGLSFKKVQASIAGAQMKLQDQKEKMALVKAEYDTLRLNWETAHRHQDDERLLQIELKNLKEQELILSEKIASAASLQKRLELLSQNPDYRELRQLQDEITCLEERLQSLEASLTEISSDTVLDNAVIEGLREECLEWGCFQKNLSSSAAKIQACSSQILNTQNLLQASGYEGLSDNEDVLLKRAEEERDKAQEKLNKLLVEKGELDKLRNLYNQEQSRFENLAVMAGVTEADMIRIAQKEKQLEMWRDSKVGGTLDRTLRKRLGVKSIAERLSSYLLNYYEQYQVRNYQEFTSQLKQYADQKESLERMKDKLEKLQKEVSQESHLIRIVNSRNERLKHAFSAVQAADLSEWLNGWQDYQRKKQQLTAELNELNAELKQQSILEEKLAACSEVLRDKLKSWGVLAEVREEALEAVLKIAHQLQERDEAKKEISEFTERFYSLLGDRDMVQLSNSLEPLAELEREKRLTDEERLAEMSAWDKEQAEIRQNLVVLKQRLQNNRKGTSLSVLEKEIEDMKRQWLSYEDLRHALEDVQVILELSWQEWQTKHAKRLSEEKQWIYEQCFLVPALTTDRETISRRAYFSYRMAVAQLALHVNTEVPLLFSVGKIKEEDQRFWLEVAGYLQKLSLSRQVVFSITDSKLSEKLYKNGWSLLAVES from the coding sequence ATGAGGATTGAACGCATCAGAATCAATAATTTATGGGGTCTGGGGGATGTCGACTGGATATTTCCCTCAGGCCCTGTGTTGCTTTTATTCCAGAACAAAAGCGATCAGAGGTTGTTTGGGGATGTACTGCTGACCCTATTTTATGATCAGGAATTGCCATTACCGAAGGAACAGATTCCAAAGGCTGCAGCCGAAGTGTGGCTAACCTGCCGGGGGGACGGTCCTTTTGACACAGGTTATCATATCCGTCATGAAATCAGGAAAAGGAATCACGAATTAGAGCAGTTTACTACCCTAATCGATGAAACAGGCCAGATTGTTGGTCTGCCGGAAAGGATGAAGATTGGAGATTATTTATATAAAGCTCAGCTTCAGGCTTTTCAGCAAGGAGGGCTTGTGGAATGGCCTGAAATTGATCATTATGATTCTCTTGTCCGGCGCATCCATAATTTGTCCCAAGGAGGGGATGAGGGACTTTCTTTTAAAAAAGTCCAGGCTTCTATTGCCGGGGCACAAATGAAACTCCAGGACCAAAAGGAGAAAATGGCTCTGGTGAAGGCCGAGTATGATACTCTAAGGCTTAATTGGGAGACAGCTCACCGGCATCAGGATGATGAACGTTTACTTCAGATTGAACTAAAAAACTTAAAAGAACAGGAACTAATTCTATCCGAAAAGATAGCTTCAGCTGCCAGCCTGCAGAAACGTTTAGAGCTGCTTTCGCAAAATCCTGATTACCGGGAGCTGCGCCAGCTTCAAGACGAGATAACCTGTCTGGAAGAACGTTTACAAAGCTTAGAAGCTAGTTTAACGGAGATTTCCTCAGATACGGTTTTGGATAATGCGGTCATTGAGGGGTTACGTGAAGAGTGCCTGGAGTGGGGGTGCTTTCAGAAAAACTTAAGCTCCTCGGCGGCTAAAATTCAAGCGTGCTCAAGCCAAATACTTAACACTCAAAACCTGCTCCAAGCATCGGGATACGAGGGATTATCAGATAACGAGGATGTGCTGCTGAAGAGAGCGGAAGAAGAAAGAGACAAGGCTCAGGAGAAGCTGAATAAGCTTCTCGTTGAAAAAGGAGAACTTGACAAACTCAGAAATTTATACAATCAAGAACAATCCCGTTTTGAAAATCTGGCTGTGATGGCTGGCGTAACAGAGGCCGATATGATCAGGATTGCTCAGAAAGAAAAGCAATTGGAAATGTGGCGGGACTCTAAAGTCGGCGGCACTTTAGACCGGACGCTGCGTAAGCGGTTAGGGGTTAAAAGTATCGCAGAGAGATTATCCTCTTATCTGCTTAATTACTATGAGCAGTACCAGGTGAGGAACTACCAGGAGTTTACGAGTCAGCTTAAGCAATATGCTGACCAAAAAGAGAGCCTGGAAAGAATGAAGGATAAGCTAGAAAAACTGCAAAAAGAAGTGAGTCAAGAGAGTCATTTAATCCGGATTGTAAATTCGCGTAATGAACGCTTAAAACATGCTTTTAGTGCAGTTCAGGCGGCAGATTTATCGGAATGGCTAAACGGATGGCAAGATTATCAACGAAAAAAACAGCAGCTGACCGCGGAGCTTAATGAGTTAAATGCTGAACTGAAACAACAATCGATTCTGGAAGAAAAGCTTGCCGCCTGCTCGGAAGTATTGCGTGATAAATTAAAGAGTTGGGGGGTACTGGCCGAAGTCAGAGAGGAAGCGTTGGAAGCCGTTCTTAAAATTGCCCATCAACTTCAAGAAAGAGATGAGGCGAAAAAGGAAATCTCAGAGTTTACAGAGAGGTTTTATAGTTTGCTCGGTGATCGGGATATGGTACAACTCAGCAATTCTTTAGAACCATTAGCGGAATTGGAACGTGAAAAACGCCTTACGGACGAAGAAAGGCTGGCTGAAATGTCGGCATGGGATAAAGAACAAGCGGAAATCCGGCAAAACTTAGTTGTTTTGAAACAACGTCTTCAGAACAACCGGAAAGGTACCTCCTTGTCTGTTCTCGAAAAAGAAATAGAGGATATGAAACGTCAGTGGTTATCCTATGAAGATTTACGCCATGCCTTAGAGGATGTTCAGGTTATCTTAGAATTATCCTGGCAGGAATGGCAAACAAAACACGCAAAGAGACTTAGCGAAGAAAAACAGTGGATTTACGAGCAGTGTTTCTTGGTGCCAGCCCTAACTACAGACAGAGAGACGATCTCGAGAAGGGCCTATTTTTCCTATCGTATGGCCGTAGCGCAATTAGCACTTCATGTCAACACGGAGGTGCCCTTGCTTTTCTCAGTGGGAAAAATAAAGGAAGAGGATCAAAGGTTTTGGTTAGAAGTGGCCGGCTATCTTCAGAAATTGTCACTTTCCAGACAAGT